In a genomic window of Aggregatimonas sangjinii:
- a CDS encoding RagB/SusD family nutrient uptake outer membrane protein: MKTKALILIGIFAITIVSCSDELDLKPLDSITTDSFYNTKGDFDGAIFAAYSSIQDFWGTSTETLSERGEYWKLSMVITDDVMADPVTAAGDQISIDIDNLQIRAADVPYAAVYTQIYEGIYRANLVLENLDGENELSAEDKTVLGAEAKFLRAWFHFQAMKMFGTPPLALEIRTDIANLALPNATQEELYASILGDFGDAASGLPESWDSGNTGRATSWAARSFIGKVNVFKEDWGPAITALADVVDNGPYSLVSTYEEVFSFANENNSESIFEVQYGGPQSDDNLWVFDDTHSENFKASQGTGRGWYWDAGNGAPAGKLGWWAPTQDLVDSFEDGDERRNTILYQEGDTYYTYGNGQTVVDYETDWSSTNYTLKKYRGETNTVPGNHAPNGQADFNNERWLRFAELKLLYAEALIRGGGDLDIAEEQINDIRNRAGLDDLEDGEDLLSAMIQEKRIELAFEPHRWFDIVRWDLGPTIFGSAWNDNYRVFPFPQSEVDRSQGLLTQNPGY, translated from the coding sequence ATGAAAACAAAAGCTTTAATTCTTATAGGAATCTTTGCTATAACGATAGTATCATGTAGCGATGAATTAGACCTTAAACCCTTGGATAGTATTACCACCGATTCGTTCTACAATACCAAAGGTGATTTCGACGGAGCAATTTTCGCAGCCTATTCCTCTATTCAGGATTTTTGGGGGACCAGCACGGAAACCTTATCCGAAAGAGGAGAATATTGGAAACTGTCAATGGTCATCACCGATGACGTTATGGCCGATCCCGTGACTGCCGCGGGAGATCAGATTTCAATAGATATCGATAACCTACAAATACGGGCGGCCGATGTCCCGTATGCGGCAGTTTACACACAAATTTACGAGGGAATATACCGGGCCAACTTGGTGCTTGAAAATCTCGATGGCGAGAATGAACTTTCCGCTGAAGACAAGACAGTACTCGGAGCGGAAGCAAAGTTCTTAAGGGCTTGGTTTCACTTTCAAGCGATGAAGATGTTCGGAACACCTCCCTTGGCTTTGGAAATTAGGACCGATATCGCGAATCTTGCCTTACCGAATGCTACGCAAGAAGAACTTTATGCCTCCATATTGGGTGATTTCGGTGATGCAGCGTCTGGATTACCGGAATCGTGGGATTCTGGAAATACTGGTCGAGCTACATCATGGGCAGCCAGATCCTTTATAGGCAAGGTAAATGTTTTCAAGGAAGATTGGGGGCCAGCGATTACCGCATTGGCCGACGTTGTCGATAACGGACCTTACAGCCTTGTTTCCACCTACGAAGAGGTATTCTCTTTTGCCAACGAAAACAATTCCGAATCGATTTTTGAAGTTCAATACGGCGGGCCGCAGTCAGATGACAACCTTTGGGTATTCGACGACACCCACTCTGAAAACTTCAAGGCATCACAAGGGACAGGAAGGGGCTGGTATTGGGATGCTGGTAACGGTGCACCTGCAGGAAAATTGGGTTGGTGGGCTCCAACACAGGATTTGGTCGATTCTTTTGAGGACGGTGATGAAAGAAGAAACACCATACTTTATCAGGAAGGCGATACGTACTACACCTATGGAAATGGGCAAACGGTCGTAGACTATGAGACCGACTGGTCATCTACTAATTATACATTGAAAAAGTATAGAGGAGAAACAAACACGGTTCCCGGAAATCACGCTCCCAACGGTCAGGCCGATTTCAATAATGAACGATGGCTGCGTTTCGCAGAATTAAAGCTGTTGTATGCCGAGGCACTTATACGAGGCGGTGGAGATTTGGATATCGCGGAAGAGCAGATAAACGACATCCGAAATAGAGCCGGGTTGGATGATTTGGAAGATGGTGAGGATTTGCTTTCGGCGATGATCCAAGAAAAGAGAATCGAGTTGGCTTTTGAACCTCACCGATGGTTCGATATCGTACGTTGGGATTTAGGGCCGACGATTTTCGGCAGTGCTTGGAACGATAATTACAGAGTATTCCCTTTCCCGCAGTCCGAAGTGGATCGCTCGCAGGGTCTTTTAACCCAAAATCCAGGCTATTAA
- a CDS encoding VCBS repeat-containing protein, translated as MMRLHSLLFSLLFVALMGCDNSPSTLFDELSPEDTGITFANTLTLDGDPSVLEFEYMYNGAGVAVADFDLDGLQDIYFIGNMVSNRLYRNLGEWKFEDITESANAGSTDWSNGVSIVDINQDGYPDIYVSRGGPRGASAAQRANLLFINTTQEKGSISFTESASKWGLADESYSVQAAFFDYDADGDLDMYLLSNALVDFNRNTSRPKDRTGKAPSADKLFRNNGDETFTDVSIDSGILIEGFGLGVEICDLNTDGWPDIYVSNDFLTDDFLYINQKDGTFENENASYFKHLTFNGMGNDIADINNDGLMDVVVLDMLPPDNKRWKLTMMGNNYDEFQNSIRDGYQPQYIRNTLQLNNGNGTFSEVGQLAGISATEWSWSALLADYDHDGNKDLFITNGYRQDITNLDFMVYGNNVLTMGTEEANRKQRLEALNKLSGIKKHNYMYKNTGEFSFSDITEEAGFAKPTYSNGAAYADLDNDGDLDLVINNIDDPAGLYENNASETANGNYLRFTFQGKAPNLQGLGSQVELFYQGGYQKQYFTPYRGYLSTVEQALHFGLGAVSQIDSARVIWPDGKTQHLPDITTNKTAALKYADARNPPQMESSHPITTLFRQLDSIGLDLPHQENAFVDYKVQPLLPHMHSRNGPGLAVADTNNDGLEDVYMGGAREQAGKLLLQQQDGSFVSRAFEDTEYEDMGTLFFDADNDGDQDLYVVSGGSSQPANDSGYQDRIYQNDGSGNYTRVAALPRAHHSGSVVTAADYDKDGDIDLFVGGRVRPGEYPLAPMSSLLQNESANGKISFKNTEQDIQKTFNNLGMVTAALWTDFNNDSWQDLIVVGEFMPIRFFQNFNGELREVSNQTNLKNTHGWWNSINSGDFDNDGDTDYILGNLGLNARLKASAKEPLCIYANDYDKNGRIDPVMCYYIEGENHIAHSRNDLIDQINPMRARFRTYADYAEASFEKSFLKEELESAYIVKSETFASAYLENLGQGKFKLSELPRWAQIAPIYGTLVDDFDADGNLDVLAVGNFYSGEVFAGQYDAGIGWFLKGDGKGGFQSIDVSESGFFVQGDAKSMVQLDIKGREGILTALNNGFLKTHINERKIQGDYDSKPTDMYATLRFKDGRERKVEFHKGSGYLSQSSKRLKIPIRVASVSVTDINGNETEIFPVP; from the coding sequence ATGATGCGGCTCCACAGCCTGCTTTTTTCCTTGCTATTCGTTGCACTTATGGGCTGTGATAATTCGCCAAGCACATTATTCGATGAGTTGTCCCCTGAAGATACCGGCATTACCTTTGCCAATACCTTAACCCTAGATGGCGACCCTTCGGTATTGGAATTCGAATACATGTACAACGGTGCCGGAGTTGCCGTTGCAGACTTTGATTTAGATGGCTTACAGGATATCTATTTCATCGGAAATATGGTCAGCAATCGACTGTACCGGAATCTTGGGGAGTGGAAATTCGAAGACATTACCGAATCGGCCAATGCAGGATCGACCGATTGGTCGAACGGCGTTTCGATTGTGGATATCAATCAAGATGGCTATCCCGATATCTATGTGTCTAGGGGCGGCCCAAGAGGTGCTAGCGCTGCACAGCGGGCCAACCTTCTTTTTATCAACACGACCCAAGAGAAAGGCAGCATCAGTTTTACGGAATCCGCCTCCAAATGGGGCCTTGCCGATGAAAGCTATTCCGTTCAGGCAGCTTTCTTCGATTATGATGCCGATGGTGATCTCGATATGTATTTGTTGAGCAACGCCCTAGTCGACTTCAACAGAAATACTTCGCGCCCAAAAGACCGCACGGGCAAGGCCCCCTCGGCCGACAAACTTTTTCGAAACAACGGTGATGAAACCTTTACCGACGTTTCAATCGATTCGGGTATTCTTATCGAAGGGTTTGGCCTCGGCGTTGAAATTTGCGATTTGAATACCGACGGATGGCCAGATATATACGTTTCCAACGATTTCCTGACCGATGATTTTTTATATATCAATCAAAAAGACGGCACCTTCGAAAACGAAAACGCCTCCTATTTCAAGCATTTGACCTTCAATGGCATGGGCAACGACATTGCGGACATCAATAATGACGGCCTGATGGATGTGGTCGTGCTCGATATGCTTCCACCGGATAACAAGCGCTGGAAACTGACCATGATGGGGAATAATTATGACGAATTTCAGAATAGCATCCGCGACGGATACCAACCGCAGTATATTCGCAATACCCTACAGCTGAACAATGGCAATGGCACCTTTAGCGAAGTAGGGCAACTAGCGGGTATCTCTGCTACCGAATGGAGCTGGAGCGCCCTCTTGGCAGACTACGACCATGACGGCAACAAAGATCTTTTTATCACCAACGGCTACCGTCAGGATATCACCAATCTTGATTTTATGGTGTACGGCAACAATGTCCTCACCATGGGAACCGAAGAAGCGAACAGAAAGCAGCGACTTGAGGCCTTGAACAAGCTCTCCGGGATCAAAAAGCACAATTACATGTATAAGAATACCGGTGAGTTCAGCTTTAGCGATATCACCGAGGAGGCGGGATTCGCCAAGCCCACCTACTCCAACGGTGCCGCCTATGCTGATCTGGACAACGATGGCGACCTTGACCTTGTCATCAACAATATTGATGACCCCGCCGGATTGTACGAGAACAATGCGAGTGAAACTGCAAATGGCAATTACTTGAGATTTACCTTTCAAGGAAAGGCACCCAACCTTCAAGGATTGGGCAGTCAAGTCGAACTTTTTTACCAAGGCGGCTATCAGAAACAATATTTTACGCCGTATCGGGGCTATCTTTCTACCGTAGAGCAAGCCCTTCACTTCGGGCTTGGGGCCGTATCACAAATCGATAGTGCCAGGGTAATTTGGCCGGATGGCAAAACCCAACATTTGCCCGACATTACAACGAATAAGACAGCAGCGCTCAAATATGCGGATGCTCGTAATCCTCCACAAATGGAATCTAGCCATCCTATTACCACCCTCTTTCGGCAATTGGATAGCATCGGATTAGACTTGCCTCATCAAGAGAATGCATTTGTCGATTATAAAGTGCAACCCCTGCTGCCCCACATGCATTCCCGAAACGGGCCCGGACTGGCGGTGGCTGATACCAACAATGACGGTCTAGAAGATGTGTATATGGGCGGTGCAAGAGAACAGGCCGGAAAGCTTCTGCTGCAACAGCAAGACGGTTCCTTTGTATCCCGTGCATTCGAGGATACCGAATACGAAGATATGGGTACGCTTTTCTTCGATGCGGATAACGATGGGGATCAAGACCTCTATGTGGTAAGCGGTGGTTCTTCGCAACCTGCAAATGACTCCGGTTATCAAGACCGCATCTACCAGAACGACGGCTCTGGAAATTATACAAGAGTGGCCGCCTTACCACGTGCGCATCACAGTGGTTCTGTGGTAACCGCTGCGGATTATGACAAGGACGGGGATATAGACCTATTTGTAGGTGGCCGGGTAAGACCAGGGGAATATCCATTGGCACCGATGAGCAGTTTGCTACAGAACGAAAGTGCAAACGGGAAAATTTCGTTCAAAAATACCGAACAGGATATCCAAAAAACCTTCAATAACTTGGGCATGGTCACGGCTGCACTATGGACGGATTTTAACAACGACTCCTGGCAAGATCTTATCGTGGTAGGCGAGTTCATGCCGATTCGGTTTTTTCAAAATTTCAATGGTGAATTAAGAGAAGTCTCGAATCAAACCAATCTTAAAAACACCCACGGATGGTGGAACAGTATCAATTCGGGGGATTTTGATAACGACGGCGATACCGATTACATTCTAGGCAATCTAGGACTTAATGCCAGATTAAAGGCCAGTGCGAAAGAACCCCTTTGCATCTATGCCAATGATTACGACAAAAACGGTCGTATCGACCCCGTCATGTGTTATTATATCGAGGGAGAAAATCACATCGCACACTCCCGTAACGACCTGATCGACCAGATAAACCCTATGCGCGCAAGGTTTAGGACATATGCCGATTATGCGGAAGCCTCTTTTGAAAAGTCCTTCCTAAAGGAAGAATTGGAATCCGCTTACATTGTAAAAAGCGAGACCTTTGCCAGTGCGTATTTGGAAAATTTGGGACAAGGCAAATTCAAGCTTTCCGAACTGCCACGATGGGCACAAATTGCGCCCATCTATGGTACCTTGGTCGACGATTTTGATGCCGACGGAAACTTGGACGTACTTGCAGTAGGTAACTTTTATAGTGGAGAAGTATTTGCAGGCCAGTACGATGCCGGAATTGGGTGGTTTTTGAAAGGTGATGGAAAAGGGGGTTTTCAATCCATAGACGTCTCCGAGAGTGGTTTTTTCGTGCAAGGGGATGCCAAGAGTATGGTACAATTGGACATTAAAGGAAGGGAAGGCATTTTGACCGCGTTGAATAATGGTTTTTTAAAAACACACATCAATGAGCGAAAAATACAAGGTGATTATGACAGCAAACCAACCGATATGTACGCAACGCTCCGCTTTAAAGATGGAAGAGAACGCAAGGTGGAATTTCACAAAGGCTCGGGTTATCTATCCCAGTCTTCAAAACGATTGAAAATTCCGATCAGGGTGGCTTCCGTGTCCGTTACCGATATCAATGGGAATGAAACCGAAATTTTTCCAGTTCCATGA